A window of the Streptococcus sp. 116-D4 genome harbors these coding sequences:
- a CDS encoding accessory Sec-dependent serine-rich glycoprotein adhesin produces MHKSGKNWVRTLISQIGLMHFLGGATSEQSINVDIYEQKNISASTILKGALALGAVTGATVVTENAFADDTVIAKETTLLTTDTNEVKLSSETTDSSIEEEKNSLSQSESSSEPASESNSTSTSESMSTSTSESVSQSMSESVSESVSESVSESVSVSESVSESISESVSESTSKSIVLSESGVASGDKNATTGTEEKQDSVRENLDKMISEAEVLNDLATRQLNTLDDEQQLELMKLMVATQSQLEATKNLIGDPNATVADLQIAHTTLGNNTEALGNELIKLSSNGQIHAVLNNIETTRAATLRSTTTGTKTTFTISDFSNGGTQYYWSGGNKNNLLNPIDSITAVYDSATGKISWTVEYNPTKILTHPTVKKSGAYTGIYIDTSADPKLSKPTNVLIDGAATNEVTSPYTNRNPQGIEYVTQTRSKGITTHTITFDTDYSGTSSDLRDLKIKMLAASRPSETGTFYEDGYRGTFGRYNGKEAPYVVANDGGTAIGGYQVGGVNADSIPSDTTSQSESTSKSESTSKSISESISESVSESVIRSVSESVSQSVSESVSESVSESVSESVSESVSESVSESVSESVSESVSESVSESVSESVSESVSESVSESVSESVSESVSESVSESVSESVSESVSESVSESVSESVSESVSESVSESVSESVSESVSESVSESVSESVSESVSESVSESVSESVSESVSESVSESVSESVSESVSESVSESVSESVSESVSESVSESVSESVSESVSESVSESVSESVSESVSESVSESVSESVSESVSESVSESVSESVSESVSESVSESVSESVSESVSESVSESVSESVSESVSESVSESVSESVSESVSESVSESVSESVSESVSESVSESVSESVSESVSESVSESVSESVSESVSESVSESVSESVSESVSESVSESVSESVSESVSESVSESVSESVSESVSESVSESVSESVSESVSESVSESVSESVSESVSESVSESVSESVSESVSESVSESVSESVSESVSESVSESVSESVSESVSESVSESVSESVSESVSESVSESVSESVSESVSESVSESVSESVSESVSESVSESVSESVSESVSESVSESVSESVSESVSESVSESVSESVSESVSESVSESVSESVSESVSESVSESVSESVSESVSESVSESVSESVSESVSESVSESVSESVSESVSESVSESVSESVSESVSESVSESVSESVSESVSESVSESVSESVSESVSESVSESVSESVSESVSESVSESVSESVSESVSESVSESVSESVSESVSESVSESVSESVSESVSESVSESVSESVSESVSESVSESVSESVSESVSESVSESVSESVSESVSESVSESVSESVSESVSESVSESVSESVSESVSESVSESVSESVSESVSESVSESVSESVSESVSESVSESVSESVSESVSESVSESVSESVSESVSESVSESVSESVSESVSESVSESVSESVSESVSESVSESVSESVSESVSESVSESVSESVSESVSESVSESVFESVSESVSESVSESVSESVSESVSESVSESVSESVSESVSESVSESVSESVSESVSESVSESVSESVSESVSESVSESVSESVSESVSESVSESVSESVSESVSESVSESVSESVSESVSESVSESVSESVSESVSESVSESVSESVSESVSESVSESVSESVSESVSESVSESVSESVSESVSESVSESVSESVSESVSESVSESVSESVSESVSESVSESVSESVSESVSESVSESVSESVSESVSESVSESVSESVSESVSESVSESVSESVSESVSESVSESVSESVSESVSESVSESVSESVSESVSESVSESVSESVSESVSESVSESVSESVSESVSESVSESVSESVSESVSESVSESVSESVSESVSESVSESVSESVSESVSESVSESVSESVSESVSESVSESVSESVSESVSESVSESVSESVSESVSESVSESVSESVSESVSESVSESVSESVSESVSESVSESVSESVSESVSESVSESVSESVSESVSESVSESVSESVSESVSESVSESVSESVSESVSESVSESVSESVSESVSESVSESVSESVSESVSESVSESVSESVSESVSESVSESVSESVSESVSESVSESVSESVSESVSESVSESVSESVSESVSESVSESVSESVSESVSESVSESVSESVSESVSESVSESVSESVSESVSESVSESVSESVSESVSESVSESVSESVSESVSESVSESVSESVSESVSESVSESVSESVSESVSESVSESVSESVSESVSESVSESVSESVSESVSESVSESVSESVSESVSESVSESVSESVSESVSESVSESVSESVSESVSESVSESVSESVSESVSESVSESVSESVSESVSESVSESVSESVSESVSESVSESVSESVSESVSESVSESVSESVSESVSESVSESVSESVSESVSESVSESVSESVSESVSESVSESVSESVSESVSESVSESVSESVSESVSESVSESVSESVSESVSESVSESVSESVSESVSESVSESVSESVSESVSESVSESVSESVSESVSESVSESVSESVSESVSESVSESVSESVSESVSESVSESVSESVSESVSESVSESVSESVSESVSESVSESVSESVSESVSESVSESVSESVSESVSESVSESVSESVSESVSESVSESVSESVSESVSESVSESVSESVSESVSESVSESVSESVSESVSESVSESVSESPSESISESVSESVSESVSESVSESVSESISESVSESVSESVSESVSESVSESVSESVSESVSESVSESVSESVSESVSESVSESVSESVSESVSESVSESVSESVSESVSESVSESVSESVSESVSESVSESVSESVSESVSESVSESVSESVSESVSESVSESVSESVSESVSESVSESVSESVSESVSESVSESVSESVSESVSESPSESASESVSESPSESISESVSESVSESVSESVSESVSESISESVSESVSESVSESVSESVSESVSESVSESVSESVSESVSESVSESVSESVSESVSESVSESVSESVSESVSESVSESVSESVSESVSESVSESVSESVSESVSESVSESVSESVSESVSESVSESVSESVSESVSESVSESVSESVSESVSESVSESVSESVSESVSESVSESVSESVSESVSESVSESVSESVSESVSESVSESVSESVSESPSESASESVSESPSESISESVSESVSESPSESASESVSESSSESISESVSESVSESPSESASESVSELPSESISESVSEFLSESVSESDSRRLLPNTGENSSSLGLVGLSGLLIGGLLGRKKRKTGDNE; encoded by the coding sequence ATGCATAAATCTGGGAAAAATTGGGTACGAACCCTCATTTCTCAGATTGGTTTAATGCATTTTTTAGGGGGAGCAACCTCAGAACAAAGCATTAATGTTGATATATATGAACAAAAGAATATTTCTGCAAGTACAATTTTGAAAGGTGCGTTAGCACTGGGGGCAGTAACAGGTGCAACCGTCGTTACTGAGAATGCTTTTGCAGATGATACTGTGATAGCTAAAGAAACAACCCTTTTAACGACTGATACCAATGAAGTTAAACTCTCTAGCGAAACTACAGATTCATCGATTGAGGAAGAAAAAAATAGTCTTTCACAATCAGAATCAAGCTCAGAGCCAGCTAGTGAGTCGAACTCAACCTCAACTAGTGAGTCGATGTCAACCTCAACTAGTGAGTCGGTATCTCAGTCGATGAGTGAATCCGTTTCTGAATCAGTAAGCGAGTCAGTATCTGAATCCGTATCCGTTTCTGAGTCAGTCAGTGAGTCCATTTCTGAGTCAGTCAGCGAATCAACTTCAAAGAGTATTGTCTTGTCTGAATCAGGTGTTGCTTCTGGAGATAAAAATGCAACAACAGGAACTGAAGAAAAACAGGACAGTGTTCGTGAAAATCTAGATAAAATGATTTCAGAAGCTGAAGTGTTGAATGATTTGGCTACCCGTCAATTGAACACACTAGATGATGAACAGCAATTGGAGCTGATGAAATTAATGGTAGCGACACAATCACAATTGGAAGCTACTAAAAATCTGATTGGTGATCCAAATGCGACTGTGGCAGATTTACAGATTGCCCATACAACTTTAGGAAATAATACAGAAGCTCTTGGGAATGAATTGATCAAATTAAGTTCAAATGGTCAAATTCATGCAGTTTTAAATAATATCGAAACTACCCGAGCTGCGACCTTGCGCTCAACCACTACTGGGACAAAAACAACCTTTACCATTAGTGATTTCTCAAATGGTGGAACTCAATACTACTGGTCTGGTGGAAATAAAAACAATCTTTTAAATCCTATAGATAGTATTACTGCGGTTTATGACTCAGCTACTGGAAAAATTTCGTGGACAGTAGAATACAATCCGACGAAAATATTAACACATCCTACTGTTAAAAAATCTGGAGCTTATACAGGGATTTATATCGACACTTCGGCGGATCCGAAATTAAGTAAACCAACAAATGTTTTAATTGACGGGGCGGCAACAAATGAAGTTACAAGTCCTTATACTAACAGAAATCCTCAAGGGATAGAGTATGTAACTCAAACGAGATCAAAAGGAATTACGACTCACACAATTACTTTCGACACGGACTATAGCGGAACAAGTAGCGATCTTCGTGACTTGAAAATTAAAATGCTGGCTGCTTCACGTCCATCGGAGACAGGCACTTTTTATGAAGATGGCTATAGAGGAACTTTTGGACGTTATAATGGTAAAGAGGCTCCTTATGTTGTAGCCAATGATGGTGGGACAGCGATTGGTGGTTATCAAGTTGGTGGTGTGAATGCGGATTCAATACCTTCAGATACAACCAGTCAGTCGGAATCAACGTCTAAATCAGAGTCTACCTCAAAATCAATCTCAGAATCAATCTCAGAATCAGTATCAGAATCAGTGATTAGATCTGTCTCAGAATCAGTATCACAATCAGTAAGTGAATCTGTATCAGAATCAGTAAGCGAGTCAGTATCAGAATCTGTATCTGAATCAGTAAGCGAGTCAGTGTCTGAATCAGTTTCTGAATCAGTATCCGAGTCAGTAAGCGAATCTGTATCTGAATCAGTAAGTGAATCCGTATCCGAGTCAGTAAGCGAGTCAGTATCTGAATCAGTAAGCGAATCAGTGTCTGAATCCGTATCCGAATCCGTATCCGAATCAGTAAGTGAGTCAGTAAGCGAATCCGTATCTGAGTCAGTAAGCGAATCTGTGTCTGAATCCGTATCTGAATCAGTAAGTGAGTCAGTAAGCGAATCAGTGTCTGAATCAGTAAGTGAGTCAGTAAGCGAATCTGTGTCAGAATCAGTAAGCGAGTCAGTATCTGAATCAGTAAGCGAATCAGTATCAGAATCAGTAAGTGAGTCTGTATCCGAGTCAGTAAGTGAATCAGTATCAGAGTCAGTCTCAGAATCCGTATCCGAGTCAGTAAGTGAGTCAGTAAGTGAGTCAGTAAGCGAATCCGTCTCAGAATCAGTAAGCGAGTCAGTATCAGAATCTGTGTCAGAATCAGTAAGTGAGTCCGTATCAGAATCAGTAAGCGAGTCTGTATCTGAATCAGTAAGCGAATCCGTATCTGAGTCAGTATCTGAATCAGTAAGCGAGTCAGTATCAGAATCAGTAAGTGAATCAGTAAGCGAATCCGTATCAGAATCAGTAAGTGAGTCTGTATCCGAGTCAGTAAGTGAGTCTGTATCTGAATCAGTATCAGAATCAGTAAGCGAGTCTGTATCCGAATCCGTATCTGAGTCAGTAAGCGAGTCAGTAAGCGAGTCTGTATCTGAATCAGTATCAGAGTCAGTAAGCGAGTCTGTATCTGAATCCGTAAGCGAATCAGTTTCTGAATCAGTAAGTGAATCCGTATCTGAATCAGTAAGTGAGTCAGTAAGCGAATCCGTATCTGAGTCAGTAAGTGAATCCGTATCAGAATCAGTAAGCGAGTCTGTATCAGAATCAGTAAGCGAGTCCGTATCAGAATCCGTATCAGAATCAGTAAGCGAGTCTGTATCTGAATCAGTAAGTGAATCAGTATCTGAGTCAGTATCCGAATCAGTAAGCGAGTCCGTATCAGAATCAGTATCCGAGTCAGTAAGTGAATCCGTATCAGAATCTGTATCCGAATCAGTGTCAGAATCCGTATCCGAGTCAGTAAGTGAGTCTGTATCAGAATCAGTATCAGAGTCAGTAAGTGAATCCGTATCAGAATCTGTATCCGAATCAGTGTCAGAATCCGTATCCGAGTCAGTAAGTGAGTCTGTATCAGAATCAGTGTCAGAATCCGTATCAGAATCAGTAAGTGAGTCAGTGTCTGAATCAGTCTCAGAATCAGTAAGTGAATCTGTATCTGAATCAGTAAGCGAGTCCGTATCTGAATCAGTAAGCGAATCTGTGTCAGAGTCAGTAAGTGAGTCTGTATCAGAATCAGTGTCTGAATCCGTAAGCGAATCAGTGTCTGAATCCGTATCAGAATCCGTAAGCGAATCTGTCTCTGAATCCGTAAGTGAATCTGTCTCTGAATCCGTAAGTGAATCAGTTTCTGAATCAGTAAGTGAATCAGTAAGTGAATCCGTATCCGAGTCAGTAAGCGAATCTGTGTCAGAATCAGTATCTGAGTCAGTAAGCGAATCAGTGTCTGAATCAGTAAGTGAATCCGTATCCGAGTCTGTATCAGAATCAGTAAGCGAATCAGTATCCGAATCAGTAAGCGAGTCTGTATCAGAATCAGTGTCTGAATCAGTAAGCGAGTCAGTATCAGAGTCAGTAAGTGAATCCGTATCTGAATCCGTAAGCGAATCAGTATCAGAGTCAGTAAGTGAGTCTGTCTCTGAATCCGTAAGTGAATCAGTTTCTGAATCAGTAAGTGAATCAGTAAGTGAATCCGTATCCGAGTCAGTAAGCGAATCTGTATCAGAATCAGTATCTGAGTCAGTAAGCGAATCAGTGTCTGAATCAGTAAGTGAATCCGTATCCGAGTCTGTATCAGAATCAGTAAGCGAATCAGTATCCGAATCAGTCAGCGAGTCTGTATCAGAATCAGTGTCTGAATCAGTAAGCGAGTCAGTATCAGAGTCAGTAAGTGAATCCGTATCTGAATCAGTAAGCGAATCAGTATCTGAATCAGTAAGCGAATCAGTATCAGAATCAGTAAGCGAATCCGTATCTGAGTCTGTATCCGAGTCAGTAAGTGAATCCGTATCTGAGTCTGTATCCGAATCAGTAAGTGAATCCGTATCTGAGTCAGTAAGCGAATCAGTATCTGAGTCTGTCTCAGAATCAGTAAGCGAGTCAGTATCTGAATCCGTATCCGAATCAGTAAGCGAGTCAGTATCTGAATCCGTATCTGAGTCAGTAAGCGAGTCAGTATCAGAATCCGTATCAGAATCAGTGTCTGAGTCAGTAAGCGAATCTGTATCCGAATCAGTAAGCGAGTCAGTATCTGAATCAGTAAGTGAATCAGTATCTGAGTCAGTAAGTGAGTCAGTTTCAGAATCAGTAAGCGAGTCAGTATCTGAATCAGTAAGCGAATCAGTATCAGAATCAGTAAGTGAGTCCGTATCTGAATCAGTAAGCGAATCAGTATCTGAATCAGTAAGTGAGTCCGTATCTGAATCAGTAAGCGAGTCGGTAAGCGAATCAGTATCTGAGTCAGTAAGCGAGTCTGTATCCGAATCAGTAAGTGAGTCTGTATCAGAATCAGTAAGCGAGTCAGTATCTGAGTCAGTAAGCGAATCTGTATCAGAATCAGTAAGCGAATCAGTATCAGAATCAGTAAGTGAATCTGTATCAGAGTCAGTAAGTGAATCAGTATTCGAATCCGTATCAGAGTCAGTAAGTGAGTCTGTGTCTGAATCAGTAAGCGAGTCAGTGTCTGAATCAGTAAGCGAGTCAGTATCAGAATCAGTAAGTGAATCTGTATCAGAGTCAGTAAGTGAATCCGTATCCGAATCAGTAAGTGAATCAGTATCTGAATCAGTTTCAGAATCAGTAAGCGAGTCTGTGTCTGAATCAGTTTCAGAATCAGTAAGCGAGTCTGTGTCTGAATCAGTAAGCGAGTCAGTATCAGAATCTGTGTCTGAATCCGTATCAGAATCAGTAAGTGAGTCTGTATCAGAATCAGTAAGCGAGTCAGTATCAGAATCAGTAAGCGAATCCGTATCTGAGTCAGTAAGCGAATCCGTATCTGAGTCAGTAAGCGAGTCAGTATCAGAATCAGTAAGCGAATCAGTATCTGAGTCTGTATCCGAATCAGTAAGCGAATCAGTAAGCGAGTCTGTATCTGAATCCGTATCTGAATCCGTATCAGAATCAGTAAGTGAATCAGTAAGCGAGTCTGTATCCGAATCAGTAAGTGAATCCGTATCTGAGTCAGTAAGCGAATCAGTATCTGAGTCAGTAAGCGAATCAGTTTCTGAATCAGTAAGCGAGTCAGTATCAGAATCCGTATCAGAATCAGTAAGTGAGTCAGTATCAGAATCCGTAAGCGAGTCAGTATCAGAATCAGTAAGTGAATCCGTATCCGAGTCAGTATCAGAATCCGTAAGCGAATCAGTGTCTGAATCAGTAAGCGAGTCAGTAAGTGAATCCGTAAGCGAATCAGTGTCTGAATCCGTATCAGAGTCCGTATCCGAATCCGTAAGCGAGTCTGTATCCGAATCCGTATCTGAATCAGTATCAGAATCAGTAAGTGAATCAGTATCAGAATCAGTAAGTGAGTCTGTATCCGAGTCAGTAAGTGAATCAGTATCTGAGTCAGTAAGCGAGTCTGTATCTGAGTCTGTATCCGAATCAGTAAGCGAGTCAGTGTCTGAATCAGTGTCTGAATCAGTAAGCGAGTCAGTATCAGAATCAGTAAGTGAATCAGTAAGCGAGTCAGTATCTGAATCAGTATCCGAGTCAGTAAGTGAGTCCGTTTCAGAATCCGTATCTGAATCCGTAAGCGAATCAGTGTCTGAGTCAGTAAGCGAATCAGTATCAGAGTCAGTAAGCGAATCTGTGTCTGAGTCAGTAAGTGAATCAGTATCTGAGTCAGTATCCGAATCAGTAAGCGAGTCCGTATCAGAATCAGTATCAGAGTCAGTAAGTGAATCAGTATCAGAATCTGTATCCGAATCTGTGTCAGAATCAGTATCCGAGTCAGTAAGTGAGTCTGTTTCAGAATCAGTAAGCGAGTCAGTATCTGAATCAGTAAGTGAATCCGTAAGCGAATCAGTATCAGAATCAGTAAGTGAATCCGTATCTGAGTCAGTAAGCGAGTCTGTGTCTGAGTCAGTATCTGAATCAGTAAGCGAGTCTGTATCCGAGTCAGTATCAGAATCCGTAAGCGAGTCAGTATCAGAATCAGTAAGTGAATCCGTAAGCGAGTCCGTATCTGAATCCGTAAGCGAATCCGTATCTGAGTCAGTAAGCGAATCTGTATCAGAATCAGTAAGCGAATCCGTCTCAGAATCAGTAAGCGAATCCGTATCCGAGTCAGTGTCTGAATCAGTATCAGAATCAGTATCTGAATCAGTAAGCGAATCCGTCTCAGAATCAGTAAGCGAATCAGTTTCTGAATCAGTGAGCGAATCTGTATCCGAGTCAGTATCAGAGTCAGTAAGCGAATCAGTGTCTGAATCAGTAAGCGAATCCGTATCAGAATCAGTTTCTGAATCAGTATCAGAATCAGTAAGTGAGTCAGTAAGTGAATCCGTAAGCGAGTCAGTATCAGAGTCAGTAAGTGAGTCTGTATCTGAATCAGTAAGTGAGTCTGTATCAGAATCAGTAAGCGAGTCAGTGTCTGAATCCGTATCAGAGTCAGTAAGTGAGTCTGTATCAGAGTCAGTAAGTGAATCTGTGTCAGAATCAGTAAGTGAGTCTGTATCTGAATCAGTATCTGAATCAGTAAGTGAGTCTGTATCTGAATCAGTAAGTGAGTCTGTATCTGAGTCAGTAAGCGAGTCAGTATCTGAGTCAGTATCTGAGTCAGTAAGCGAATCCGTATCAGAATCAGTAAGCGAGTCAGTGTCTGAATCCGTATCTGAATCAGTCAGCGAGTCAGTATCCGAATCTGTGTCTGAATCAGTAAGTGAATCCGTATCAGAGTCAGTATCAGAATCAGTCAGCGAATCAGTATCAGAATCAGTATCAGAATCAGTAAGTGAATCTGTATCAGAATCTGTGTCAGAGTCAGTATCAGAATCTGTGTCAGAGTCAGTAAGTGAGTCTGTATCAGAGTCAGTAAGCGAGTCAGTATCCGAATCCGTATCAGAGTCAGTAAGTGAATCAGTCTCTGAGTCAGTAAGCGAATCCGTATCAGAATCAGTATCTGAGTCAGTATCTGAGTCAGTATCTGAGTCAGTATCTGAGTCAGTGTCAGAGTCAGTAAGTGAGTCAGTATCCGAATCAGTAAGTGAATCCGTATCCGAGTCAGTGTCTGAATCAGTAAGTGAATCTGTATCTGAATCTGTGTCAGAATCAGTAAGTGAGTCTGTATCCGAGTCAGTAAGCGAATCAGTCTCTGAGTCAGTAAGTGAATCCGTATCCGAGTCAGTGTCTGAATCAGTAAGTGAATCTGTATCTGAATCTGTGTCAGAATCAGTAAGTGAGTCTGTATCCGAGTCAGTAAGCGAATCAGTCTCTGAGTCAGTAAGTGAATCCGTATCAGAATCAGTAAGTGAGTCAGTATCAGAATCAGTAAGCGAATCAGTCTCTGAGTCAGTATCAGAATCAGTAAGTGAATCAGTATCCGAGTCAGTATCAGAATCAGTATCTGAGTCTGTATCTGAGTCAGTAAGCGAATCTGTGTCTGAATCAGTAAGTGAATCCGTATCAGAATCAGTAAGTGAGTCAGTAAGTGAATCAGTAAGTGAGTCAGTATCAGAATCAGTAAGCGAGTCAGTATCAGAATCCGTATCAGAATCTGTGTCAGAATCAGTAAGTGAATCAGTGTCTGAATCAGTAAGTGAGTCAGTAAGTGAATCAGTAAGCGAGTCAGTATCAGAGTCAGTAAGTGAGTCTGTATCTGAATCAGTAAGTGAGTCTGTATCAGAATCAGTAAGCGAGTCTGTATCAGAATCAGTAAGCGAGTCAGTGTCTGAATCCGTATCAGAGTCAGTAAGTGAGTCTGTATCTGAATCAGTAAGTGAGTCTGTATCAGAATCAGTAAGCGAGTCAGTGTCTGAATCCGTATCAGAATCTGTGTCAGAATCAGTAAGTGAGTCAGTATCTGAATCAGTAAGTGAATCAGTGTCTGAATCAGTAAGTGAATCAGTGTCTGAATCAGTAAGCGAATCAGTATCAGAATCAGTAAGTGAGTCAGTATCAGAATCAGTATCAGAATCAGTAAGCGAATCTGTATCTGAGTCAGTAAGTGAATCAGTATCTGAGTCAGTAAGCGAATCCGTATCAGAATCAGTATCTGAGTCAGTATCTGAGTCACCATCTGAATCAATCTCTGAATCAGTAAGCGAGTCTGTATCTGAATCTGTATCCGAGTCAGTAAGTGAATCAGTATCAGAATCAATTTCAGAATCTGTATCTGAGTCTGTGTCAGAATCAGTAAGCGAGTCAGTATCAGAATCAGTATCTGAGTCAGTAAGCGAGTCAGTCAGCGAATCAGTATCCGAGTCTGTATCTGAATCAGTAAGTGAATCAGTATCTGAATCAGTAAGCGAATCAGTATCTGAATCCGTATCTGAGTCAGTCTCAGAATCAGTATCTGAATCAGTAAGTGAGTCTGTATCAGAATCAGTAAGCGAATCCGTATCCGAATCAGTAAGCGAGTCCGTATCAGAATCAGTAAGTGAATCAGTATCCGAATCAGTAAGCGAGTCTGTGTCTGAATCAGTAAGCGAATCCGTATCCGAATCAGTAAGCGAGTCTGTATCCGAATCAGTAAGTGAATCAGTATCAGAATCAGTAAGCGAGTCTGTATCAGAATCTGTATCAGAATCTGTATCCGAGTCTGTATCCGAATCAGTATCTGAGTCAGTAAGTGAGTCAGTTTCTGAGTCAGTAAGTGAATCAGTATCTGAATCAGTAAGTGAATCCGTCTCTGAGTCACCATCTGAATCAGCAAGCGAGTCAGTGTCAGAGTCACCATCTGAATCAATCTCTGAATCAGTGTCCGAGTCAGTAAGTGAATCAGTGTCCGAGTCAGTAAGTGAATCAGTATCAGAATCAATTTCAGAATCTGTATCTGAGTCTGTGTCAGAATCAGTAAGCGAGTCAGTATCAGAATCAGTAAGCGAATCAGTATCTGAGTCAGTAAGTGAATCAGTATCTGAGTCAGTAAGTGAATCAGTATCCGAGTCAGTATCAGAATCAGTAAGTGAATCCGTATCAGAATCCGTATCAGAATCCGTGTCTGAATCAGTATCTGAGTCAGTAAGTGAGTCTGTATCAGAATCTGTGTCTGAATCAGTAAGTGAATCTGTATCAGAGTCAGTATCTGAATCAGTATCAGAATCAGTATCAGAATCAGTAAGCGAATCCGTTTCTGAATCAGTAAGCGAGTCAGTGTCTGAATCAGTAAGCGAATCAGTATCCGAGTCAGTATCTGAGTCAGTAAGCGAGTCTGTATCAGAATCAGTATCAGAATCAGTGAGTGAATCAGTATCTGAATCAGTATCCGAGTCTGTATCAGAATCAGTATCCGAATCAGTAAGCGAATCTGTATCAGAATCAGTATCCGAATCAGTGAGTGAATCAGTATCTGAGTCAGTATCTGAATCCGTAAGTGAATCAGTAAGCGAGTCAGTATCTGAATCAGTGTCCGAGTCAGTAAGTGAATCAGTATCTGAATCAGTAAGTGAATCCGTATCCGAGTCACCATCAGAATCAGCAAGCGAGTCAGTGTCAGAGTCACCATCCGAATCAATCTCTGAGTCAGTAAGCGAATCAGTATCTGAGTCACCATCAGAATCAGCAAGTGAGTCAGTGTCAGAGTCATCATCTGAATCGATCTCTGAATCAGTAAGTGAATCCGTATCTGAGTCACCATCAGAATCAGCAAGCGAGTCAGTGTCAGAGTTACCATCCGAATCAATCTCTGAGTCCGTATCTGAATTCCTTTCTGAGTCCGTCTCAGAGTCAGATTCTAGACGATTATTGCCAAATACGGGAGAAAATTCTTCTTCTCTTGGATTAGTTGGGCTCAGTGGTCTGCTAATCGGAGGACTGTTAGGACGTAAAAAACGTAAAACAGGAGATAATGAGTAA
- a CDS encoding glycosyltransferase family 2 protein has protein sequence MEKVSVIVPIYNAGEYLRPCLESIVNQTYLNLEIILINDGSTDTSAAICEEFRQIDSRIRVIHRKLGGSGVGAARNAALPLVTGDFILFVDNDDWLELNHIEILYKDLKNTGSDIAVANFTEFFEERQSFAFHVDVSDPYLEIYTPQEWFEKQYDGRLSFSQCFTVPWGKLYKAELFQDIVYPEEEKVEDDLTTWKVYLMADRISYRNLGLYYHRKRPTSVTSVVEIEHVFPIKSIEERVTVLSLIGFDISNELRAYRWRLEKHKDSYISRGDAYNYKKCLQKLKMIEKYR, from the coding sequence ATGGAAAAAGTAAGCGTGATTGTACCAATATACAACGCCGGAGAATATCTTCGGCCTTGCTTAGAGAGTATCGTTAACCAGACTTATTTGAATCTTGAAATTATTTTAATTAATGATGGTTCAACAGATACATCAGCTGCTATTTGTGAAGAATTTCGCCAGATAGATTCTCGGATTAGGGTGATACACAGGAAATTGGGAGGAAGCGGAGTAGGTGCTGCTAGAAATGCTGCTTTACCATTAGTTACAGGAGATTTTATCTTATTTGTAGATAATGATGACTGGTTAGAACTAAATCATATTGAAATATTATACAAAGATTTAAAGAATACCGGTAGCGACATTGCAGTCGCAAACTTTACAGAGTTCTTTGAAGAAAGACAAAGTTTTGCTTTTCATGTGGATGTGTCGGACCCTTATCTAGAAATTTATACACCTCAGGAATGGTTTGAAAAACAGTATGATGGACGATTATCATTTAGTCAGTGCTTTACAGTTCCATGGGGAAAATTATATAAAGCAGAGCTTTTTCAAGATATTGTTTATCCTGAAGAAGAGAAAGTAGAAGATGATCTAACAACCTGGAAAGTATATTTAATGGCTGATCGTATTTCTTATCGTAATTTGGGCTTGTACTATCATCGGAAACGCCCAACTAGTGTGACAAGCGTGGTTGAAATAGAACATGTGTTTCCAATCAAGAGTATTGAAGAACGTGTAACGGTACTTTCTCTCATAGGTTTCGATATTTCTAATGAATTAAGAGCCTATCGATGGCGACTAGAAAAGCATAAGGATAGTTATATTTCACGTGGAGATGCTTATAATTACAAAAAATGTTTGCAGAAACTAAAAATGATAGAAAAATATAGATAA